The following proteins are co-located in the Periplaneta americana isolate PAMFEO1 chromosome 12, P.americana_PAMFEO1_priV1, whole genome shotgun sequence genome:
- the mei-W68 gene encoding meiotic recombination protein SPO11 → MMNNCVDELLINRIQESLKEIVKELRLSYNFSGILKEKKDREKRRSELMGVIEGLLLDVVRSVAEDRPPALTLRDHSDWNNVMFQHCLQPRPGGESSTLQVNFGASRSRAKFSLLVHLLGVVHRLLLTGASCTRRQLYYQNVALVRSQRVLDAAMRDVCCLLAAPAWDLGVGATSKGLVAGPLLLCMEDGDVIDCSTPGGVLVPQQVHTVTRLESSARFVLLVEKDATFQKLLDEGALRRLGPCILVTGKGYPDVATRLLVKLLWQSLGIPVLALVDADPHGIEIMCVYRFGSLSMSQQAGDLAVPAVRWLGVHPTDISRLGIKAQPLSASDSNKLRSLSARPYINGSALQLQVFNANFLETHIISKSYVLPVPHFLSSFFAGRDAEGQGRRSCVAALISGGRKAEIEGVAEFSATYLTDAYIPNKICCRELL, encoded by the exons ATGATGAATAACTGTGTTGATGAACTACTAATAAACAGAATACAAGAGTCTCTGAAAGAAATTGTAAAAGAATTGCGTCTGTCGTACAACTTTTCAGGGATACTAAAAGAGAAGAAGGACAGAGAAAAACGAAG GTCTGAGTTGATGGGAGTCATTGAAGGTCTGCTTCTTGACGTGGTGCGAAGTGTGGCGGAGGACAGACCCCCAGCCCTCACTCTGCGAGACCACTCCGACTGGAACAACGTCATGTTTCAACACTG CCTGCAGCCCAGACCAGGGGGCGAGTCCTCCACGCTGCAGGTCAACTTCGGGGCCAGCCGCAGCCGGGCCAAGTTCTCGCTGCTCGTGCACCTGCTTGGCGTGGTGCACCGCCTGCTGCTGACGGGCGCCTCCTGCACGCGCAGGCAGCTCTACTACCAGAACGTGGCGCTGGTGCGCAGCCAACGCGTGCTGGACGCCGCCATGCGGGACGTGTGCTGTCTGCTGGCGGCGCCCGCCTGGGACCTGGGGGTCGGCGCCACCTCCAAGGGGCTCGTCGCAGGACCGCTGCTCCTCTGCATGGAGGACGGCGACGTCATCGACTGCAGCACCCCTGGCG GCGTGCTCGTGCCTCAGCAGGTTCACACAGTGACCAGGCTGGAGTCGAGCGCGCGGTTCGTGCTGCTGGTGGAGAAAGACGCCACGTTCCAGAAGCTGCTGGACGAGGGGGCCCTACGCCGGCTTGGGCCCTGTATCCTGGTCACAGGCAAGGGCTACCCTGACGTGGCCACCCGACTGCTGGTCAAGCTGCTCTGGCAGTCCCTGGGCATCCCTGTGCTGGCCCTGGTGGACGCCGATCCTCATGGCATTGAGATTATGTGCGTTTATCGCTTCGGATCTCTG AGCATGTCGCAGCAGGCGGGCGATCTAGCAGTTCCTGCGGTCCGATGGCTCGGAGTGCACCCTACCGACATCTCTCGGCTAGGAATCAAAGCTCAGCCCCTTTCTGCGTCGGACAGCAACAAGCTGCGCAGTCTGTCGGCGCGTCCCTACATCAACGGCTCGGCGCTGCAGCTTCAGGTATTCAACGCAAACTTCCTTGAaacccatatcatcagcaaatcttatgtactgcccgtgcctcacttcctgagctctttctttgcggggcgagacgcagagggacAGGGTAGGAGGAGCtgc GTGGCAGCACTGATCTCTGGAGGGCGCAAGGCAGAGATAGAAGGAGTGGCTGAATTTTCCGCTACTTACTTGACTGACGCATACATTCCAAACAAGATTTGCTGTCGAGAACTCCTCTAA